The following coding sequences lie in one Oryza brachyantha chromosome 10, ObraRS2, whole genome shotgun sequence genomic window:
- the LOC102705565 gene encoding uncharacterized protein LOC102705565 → MAAAAGRVVALLAVLVAAAVHGEAAPSVVVGLAKCAACTRKNMKAEDAFKSLRVAIKCRNGAGGEYETRAAGGLDGAGAFSVPLAGDLRGADCVAQLHSAATDAPCPGQEPSRVMPLSEGTFVAVAGKTHHASPECASATICEPIKKHFLDHFHHKAPAAPAIVKPAPKPHPDPHPEPQPHPTPTPTYGSTPSPYHPPAKN, encoded by the exons AtggctgcagctgcaggtAGAGTGGTAGCTCTCCTCGCCGTTTTGGTGGCGGCCGCCGTTCatggcgaggcggcgccgtcggtcgtcgtcggccTGGCAAAGTGCGCCGCCTGCACCAGGAAGAACATGAAAGCTGAGGACGCTTTCAAGA GTCTCCGTGTAGCGATCAAATGCAggaacggcgccggcggcgagtaCGAGACCAGGGCGGCCGGGGggctcgacggcgccggcgcgttcagcgtgccgctcgccggcgacctccGCGGCGCCGACTGCGTGGCGCAGCTCCacagcgccgccaccgacgcgCCGTGCCCCGGGCAGGAGCCGTCCAGGGTGATGCCGCTGTCGGAGGGCaccttcgtcgccgtcgccggcaagACCCACCACGCCTCGCCGGAGTGCGCGTCGGCGACCATCTGCGAGCCCATCAAGAAGCACTTCTTGGACCACTTCCACCACAAggcccccgccgcgccggccatcGTCAAGCCGGCGCCCAAGCCGCACCCCGACCCGCACCCTGAGCCGCAGCCAcacccgacgccgacgccgacgtaCGGATCAACGCCGAGCCCGTACCACCCGCCGGCGAAGAACTGA
- the LOC121053223 gene encoding uncharacterized protein LOC121053223, whose translation MAALAARALLFCAAVSAVASAAYGEAAAAAVVVGQAKCGDCTRKNMQAEDAFKGLQVAIKCKNGDGEYESKAVGDLDGDGAFSVPLAADDLHGADCFAQLHSAASSTACPGQEPSKIVPVTTDNGGRAANTFVAVAGEMRYSTYSSAAECTSVSLCDDFFRKHPFFDYFHKKPEPKPEPKPEPSPANNGGGAGAGNGGGAAPPSPASPVYH comes from the exons ATGGCAGCTCTAGCAGCACGAGCACTACTCTTCTGCGCCGCCGTGTCGGCGGTCGCCTCCGCGGCgtacggcgaggcggcggcggcggctgtcgtcgtcggccaGGCCAAATGCGGCGACTGCACCAGGAAGAACATGCAAGCTGAGGATGCTTTCAAGG GTCTCCAGGTCGCGATCAAGTGCAAgaatggcgacggcgagtaCGAGAGCAAGGCCGTCGGCgacctcgacggcgacggcgccttCAGCgtgcccctcgccgccgacgacctcCACGGCGCCGACTGCTTCGCGCAGCTCCACAGCGCGGCGAGCAGCACGGCGTGCCCCGGGCAGGAGCCGTCCAAGATCGTGCCGGTGACAACGGACAACGGCGGTAGGGCGGCCAACaccttcgtcgccgtcgccggcgagatgCGGTACTCGACGtactcgtcggcggcggagtgcACCTCGGTGTCCCTGTGCGACGACTTCTTCCGCAAGCACCCCTTCTTCGACTATTTCCACAAGAAGCCTGAACCCAAGCCGGAGCCCAAGCCGGAGCCATCGCCGGCGAACAACGGTGGTGGCGCTGGCGCAGGGAACGGCGGTGgagctgcgccgccgtctcccgcCTCTCCGGTCTACCACTGA
- the LOC102719517 gene encoding uncharacterized protein LOC102719517, translating to MALSRASHLRLLAGAGAPPARSFHSHPYQAKVGVVEFLNGVGKGVEAHASKVEEAVGGDLQRLLEARTLRLKKLGIPCKHRKLILSFAHKYRLGLWKPQAEPKKVQGS from the exons ATGGCTCTATCACGTGCTTCTcatctccgcctcctcgccggcgccggagctccTCCGGCGAGATCCTTCCACTCGCATCCCTACCAAG CCAAGGTGGGGGTGGTGGAGTTCCTGAACGGGGTCGGGAAGGGGGTGGAGGCGCACGCGTCcaaggtggaggaggcggtgggcggcgaccTGCAGAGGCTGCTCGAGGCCCGCACGCTGCGGCTCAAGAAGCTCGGCATCCCCTGCAAGCAT aggaagttaattttgagtttcGCGCACAAGTATCGTCTTGGTCTCTGGAAGCCCCAAGCAGAACCTAAGAAAGTGCAAGGAAGTTGA